ACAAGGGTGAACCTTCAGTATCACTTCTATTTCTTAAGAGGTAACTAGGATGAAATGTTGGAAAAATATACATTCCACCATACCATTCTTTAAATCTTCCCCTATGTTTAGTTATAGGAACAACTTGTTTTAAGAAAAAGTTTAAAGCAGTTGAACCTAAAGCCACTATTATTCTAGGTTTAATAACTGAAATCTGACCCATTAAAAAATGGCTACATTTTTCCATTTCTTCAGAAGTTGGGGTTCTATTTTTTGGTGGTCTACATTTAACTACATTTGTAATATAAAAATTTTCTCTATCAACTTTTGCAACTTCTTTTAATAATTTATCTAATAAATTACCAGCTCTACCTACAAAAGGTCGCCCTTCCAAATCTTCATTTTCTCCAGGTCCTTCTCCTACAAGCATAATTGGAGAATTTATATTTCCTTCTCCCACAACAACATTATTTCTTGAAAGACTTAAAGAACAACTATCACAGTTTTTAATCTTACTACTAATTAATTCCAAATCTTCAATTTTTGACATAATAAACCTCCTTAAAAAATACTTATATCTACACCTTTTTCTTCAGTATAACCGAATGATTTTTCTGGTATATCGGTAATAAAGAATTTTAATTCAAAACTTTTTAAAGAAAATTCTGGTAATAATTTTAAATCTCCTTTGAAATATAACGACCAACATATAATTTGTTTATTAATTTCAAATTGAGTAAAGTCCCAAACATTATTTTTAATATCATATATGAATGATATTCTTGCCCAATCATATTTTGGAGAAGTATCATATCCTAGTCCTGTTTTTAAATATTCATTTTCTATATCATAATCTAAATTCAAAGTTAAAGATTGTTTAGAACCAGAAGATTTATATTTTAAATCATAATGAATATTTTTATATTCATTAAATAAATTCAAATTACCATCATATTTTCCGTTATTTTTATCATAAATAGTATATTTTGTTTTTATTTTAGGAACAGTTTCTTTGAATGTCTCTTTTTTAAAATAGTAATCATAATTTATTTCTATCTTATTTTTTCCAAAGTTTATTTCATCTATATTATTAATAACAGATATTGGCAATTCATCATTTTTATGATCATAATCAAACTTATAATTATGTTTTAAAAAATCGTATTTAATATATCCATTAAAATTGGTTTTAATAAATTCAAATTTTTCTTTTTCTAAATCTGTTCTAGTATTATTTTCTAAAGAAAACTTAGAATAATTAAAAGAATATTTAGAAGTTAAAAAATGCCCAATAAATTGTTCTTCAGGATCTTTCATAAAATCAAAAGTTCTATTATAACGTATATCTAAACTATTTTTTGATTTAAAGATATTAAAATCAAAAAACATACCTGCAAAATCTGTTAATTTATTGGTATGTGTAGCGGGATTAGAGATCCATTTTGGTTCATTCACTAATACTCTATAATATTGATAATCAGACACACCATATTGAAAAACAGATAATGTAGTTCTGAAATTAGCTTTTGTTCCATATGCATAGTAATTATATATCCTATTAGGATAATTATTTCTAAATGCAAATTTTAATTCTGGAGTTAATGAAGAATTAAATGAAAAAATATTATTGTTATAATTTAAAGGGGTATATTTATCTGAAATATCATTTTTTATATATAAATTATAATTTTGGAATTCATTGTTTTCATATAATCCAGAATAACTAATTTTTATAGTATTTTTTTTATTTCCATTAAATATTTCAGAATCAAAAGATGTAGAAATATTTATTTTTTTATTATCCCATGAATTGAAAATTTTTGTAGCAGGACCAGTTATATTTATTTTAGTTGAATTAAATTTAAAAAATGTTTTTTTATATTTTTTTGTTAAAGATGGAGTCGTTAAATTCATAAAATTAACTGATGATAATTTTCTATCTTTCCATGAAAATGAAGATGATACAGAAAAATTTCCTAAATCAGTTTTGATATCTTTTAAATTAATAGATAGCGAATCAACATTTGATGAGAAATTATGCGAAATAGAGGATGAAAAATTTAAATTATTTAGTTTATTTGATAATGTAAGGTTTAAATTGTTAATTGAATTATCTTTAATGCTGTTAGAAATAGCTAAAGTTCCTATTATAAATGGAATAGAATATGTATAATTAATTGTTTCGGAAAGTGTATCTTCTTTTACATTTCTAATGTATTCTTGTGAAAATGATAATTGTGACTTATTTGCAAATGTATGGTTTATTTTTACCGATATGGTTACAGTATCTTCTTTGAATGCAAATGCAGCGATAAAAGGAGCTTCTTTTTCTCCAGATAAACTTTGAAAATAAAACGGGAAATAAAAAACTGGTATTCCAAAAAATTCTAAGGTTATATCCCTAGCAACAAGGAATTCTTCTGGATATATTGTTACATGGGAAGCTTTAAAATAATAAGTAATACATTCTTTACATGTTGTCATTTTAACTCTTTCAGAAAAAACAACATCTTCATTTGTTTTTTTTTCTGAAATTTCTGACCAAACTCTAACTTTTACGTCTTTTTTATCCTTGTTTTTAAAAGATTCTATGGAATATGTATTATTTAATATAACATCGTTACTTTCAAAATTAATTTCCATTGAAGAAGCTTCTATGGTTCTTTTTTCATAGGTATAATATACATTACCTGTTAAATTCGCTTTGAGTATTTTATTATTTTCATCTAAATAACCAATACCTTTTTCAGCTTTTATAACAGAGTCTTTATAATTTATAGTAGTATTTCCTTCAAATATTAATTTAGTACCTTCAATACTAATATTAGGT
This genomic interval from Marinitoga litoralis contains the following:
- a CDS encoding uracil-DNA glycosylase, translating into MSKIEDLELISSKIKNCDSCSLSLSRNNVVVGEGNINSPIMLVGEGPGENEDLEGRPFVGRAGNLLDKLLKEVAKVDRENFYITNVVKCRPPKNRTPTSEEMEKCSHFLMGQISVIKPRIIVALGSTALNFFLKQVVPITKHRGRFKEWYGGMYIFPTFHPSYLLRNRSDTEGSPLFYAKLDMQAIGYMYKQLASNPNLDIKKLIETTEKGIIAAENRIKR
- a CDS encoding LptF/LptG family permease gives rise to the protein MIKLLKYISKEFISPFLMGLVGFIVFVSVELLYQLSDIIVRNKVGIDKLFILISYHIPYFLVMGIPVGILFSIFWVLSRLSNDNEIIALQSLGIPSKRIVIPFLVLSMILSLVTFSLYDTIVPKSNMKAKEAISKYVYKNVEANIEMNKFVEVEKNKKYLYVRKIDKDSGLLYGILLYDVDYSKTTVFHAEKAFKDNDKWYMENGRIFRLSDDGLLKLDITFKKLELDISKDVEEYLRFSKSPNDMTTKELKNKIQITQKLGGDASALIVGYQEKFSNSVAPIVISLLGVALSLFINLRSKSWSVISTFVLVVLYQGSGAWLSALGKEKILNPYLAPWIPNIIFSLIGLTLFILLDTRAAYKLIEPLKRILGVIVILIIFSSQGFSEKVYIDSPNISIEGTKLIFEGNTTINYKDSVIKAEKGIGYLDENNKILKANLTGNVYYTYEKRTIEASSMEINFESNDVILNNTYSIESFKNKDKKDVKVRVWSEISEKKTNEDVVFSERVKMTTCKECITYYFKASHVTIYPEEFLVARDITLEFFGIPVFYFPFYFQSLSGEKEAPFIAAFAFKEDTVTISVKINHTFANKSQLSFSQEYIRNVKEDTLSETINYTYSIPFIIGTLAISNSIKDNSINNLNLTLSNKLNNLNFSSSISHNFSSNVDSLSINLKDIKTDLGNFSVSSSFSWKDRKLSSVNFMNLTTPSLTKKYKKTFFKFNSTKINITGPATKIFNSWDNKKINISTSFDSEIFNGNKKNTIKISYSGLYENNEFQNYNLYIKNDISDKYTPLNYNNNIFSFNSSLTPELKFAFRNNYPNRIYNYYAYGTKANFRTTLSVFQYGVSDYQYYRVLVNEPKWISNPATHTNKLTDFAGMFFDFNIFKSKNSLDIRYNRTFDFMKDPEEQFIGHFLTSKYSFNYSKFSLENNTRTDLEKEKFEFIKTNFNGYIKYDFLKHNYKFDYDHKNDELPISVINNIDEINFGKNKIEINYDYYFKKETFKETVPKIKTKYTIYDKNNGKYDGNLNLFNEYKNIHYDLKYKSSGSKQSLTLNLDYDIENEYLKTGLGYDTSPKYDWARISFIYDIKNNVWDFTQFEINKQIICWSLYFKGDLKLLPEFSLKSFELKFFITDIPEKSFGYTEEKGVDISIF